The region GCTTGATCAGCCCGAGCTGTTTTTCCAGCCAGTAAGTGTGATCTTCTTCGGTGTCGGCTAGCTGAACGCGCAGGATCTCGCGGGTCACATAGTCCTTGTGCAGCTCGCACAGCTCGATGCCTTTGCAAAGGGCTGCACGGACTTTGTATTCCAGGCGCAGGTCGGCAGCAAACATGTCAGGCACTGTCGTGCCGACATCCAAGTCATCCGGGCGCATACGTGGCGTACCTTCGAGCATCAGGATTCGACGCATCAACGCATCAGCGTGCTGCGCCTCTTCTTCCATCTCGTGATTGATACGTTCGTAGAGTTCGGTGAACCCCCAGTCCTCATACATCCGCGAATGAACGAAATATTGATCACGCGCCGCCAGTTCACCGGTGAGTAGCGTGTTGAGGTAATCGATTACGTCTGGGTGGCCTTGCATCGCCCTACATCTCCCTGCTTGAAAGTGCGTAGTCTGAACCAACCTAGCCCGAAGGTCACTCACTTGACGCAATAAAAGCGAAGAAACCCCGAGAAAAGTAGCTTAAATAACGCAAAAACCGCCCAAATGAGGGCGGTTCTGCTTATCGTTTAGACTTAGTTAAGCTATACGTTCAACGCCTTTGCGATTGCTTCTCCATACGCAGGATCTGCGCGGAAGAAGTGCTGCAATTGACGATCAACCACATCGCTGGATACACCGGCCATAGCGCCTGCAATGTTATCCACCAACAGCGCTTTCTGTTCGTTGCTCATCAAACGGAACAGCGCGCCAGCGTGGCTGTAGTAGTCGGTGTCTTCGCGATGATCATAACGATCCGCAGCACCGCTCAAGGCCAACGCCGGCTCAGCGTAACGAGGTGCTTGCTTTGGCGACTCTACGTAGCTGTTCGGCTCGTAGTTAGGTGTAGCACCGCCGTTGCTGCCAAATGCCATCGAACCATCACGCTGATAGGTATTGACCTGAATACGCGGAGCATTCACCGGCAGTTGCTGGTGATTGGTGCCAACACGGTAGCGGTGAGCATCGGCATAGGCGAATACGCGACCCTGCAGCATACGATCCGGTGATAGGCCAACGCCTGGAACCATGTTGCTCGGCCCGAATGCCGCTTGCTCGACCTCAGCAAAGTAGTTCTGCGGATTACGGTTGAGCTCCAATTCACCGACCTCGATCAACGGGAACTCTTTTTGCGACCAAGTTTTGGTCACGTCAAACGGGTTCTCGTAGTGCGCCGTGGCCTGGGCTTCGGTCATGATCTGAATGCATACGCGCCACTTCGGGAAGTCACCGCGATCAATCGCACCGAACAGATCGCGCTGAGCGTAATCCGGATCGGTGCCGGCCAAGCGCGCAGCATCTGCCGGAGTAAGGTTCTTGATTCCCTGCTGCGTCTTGTAATGCCATTTAACCCAGTGGCGTTCACCATTGGCGCTGATGAGGCTATAGGTGTGACTGCCAAAGCCATGCATATGCCGGTAGCCGTCAGGGATCCCACGGTCTGAAAACAGAATGGTGACCTGGTGCAGCGCCTCAGGCGAATGCGACCAGAAGTCCCACATCATCTGCGCACTTTTCAGGTTGCTTTGCGGCAGACGCTTTTGGGTGTGGATAAAGTCAGGAAACTTGAGTGGATCACGGATGAAGAAAACCGGCGTGTTGTTGCCGACGATGTCCCAGTTACCTTCTTCGGTGTAAAACTTCAGAGCAAAACCACGCGGGTCACGCTCGGTATCCGCCGAACCACGTTCGCCACCCACAGTAGAAAAGCGAAGAAAGGTCGGGGTCTGTTTGCCGACGGACTCAAATAGTTTCGCACTGGTGTACTGCGTGATGTCACGAGTGACCGTGAATGTACCGTAAGCACCCGAGCCTTTAGCATGCACGCGACGCTCAGGGATGTTTTCTCGGTTGAAGTGGGCAAGTTTCTCGATCAGATGAAAATCGTCGAGTAACAGCGGGCCACGAGGGCCGGCAGAGCGGGAGTTCTGGTTGTCGGCGACAGGAGCGCCACTGGCGGTGGTAAGCGTTTTACTCTGGCTCATACGACTTCTTCCTCAGTCAGTCTTGGAACTGCCGGTTAACCGGCTGACGAGGAGTATCGATGAACAAGATGACATCTTCAAATTTATTAAGCAGCTATAGTCGATAGATAATTACTAACAACTTTCTTGCACCAAATAACCAACGGCCCCATCTTTCTCGCGCGCACAAAAAACCGGGCGCTAGGCCCGGTTCTTCGTTTCAGACTGACATCTTACTCAGCGGATACTGCTTCGCCGCCGGCAGGACGATCAACCAACTCGACGTACGCCATAGGCGCGTTGTCGCCAGTGCGGAAACCGCACTTGAGGATGCGCAGGTAGCCACCCTCACGGGTAGCGTAGCGCTTGCCCAGGTCGTTGAAGAGCTTACCAACGATAGCTTTCGAACGAGTACGGTCGAAAACCAGACGGCGGTTAGCCAGGCTGTCTGTCTTGGCCAAAGTGATCAGCGGCTCAGCAACGCGACGCAGTTCTTTAGCTTTCGGCAGTGTAGTTTTGATCAGCTCGTGCTCGAACAGCGACACTGCCATGTTTTGAAACATGGCCTTGCGGTGCGAGCTAGTGCGGCTCAGGTGACGACCACTTTTACGATGACGCATGGTTCATTCCTTACCAAACACAACGTTCGGTGATTACGACGATCAGGCAGTCGCCTTGTCGTCCTTCTTAAGACTTGCAGGCGGCCAGTTGTCGAGGCGCATGCCGAGGGACAGACCGCGGGAGGCCAGAACGTCCTTGATTTCAGTCAAGGATTTCTTGCCAAGGTTCGGAGTCTTCAACAGCTCTACTTCGGTACGCTGAATCAGGTCACCGATGTAGTAGATGTTTTCCGCCTTAAGGCAGTTAGCCGAACGTACAGTCAGTTCCAGATCGTCAACCGGGCGAAGCAGGATCGGATCGATCTCGTCTTCCTGCTCAACAACCACTGGCTCACTGTCACCTTTGAGGTCGACGAACGCAGCCAACTGCTGTTGCAGAATGGTTGCAGCGCGGCGAATAGCCTCTTCAGGATCCAGAGTACCGTTGGTTTCCAGATCAATAACCAGCTTGTCCAGGTTAGTACGCTGTTCGACACGGGCGTTTTCCACCACGTATGCGATACGGCGAACCGGGCTGAACGAAGAATCAAGCTGCAAGCGACCGATGCTGCGGCTTTCGTCTTCATCGCTCTGACGCGAGTCGGCCGGTTCATAACCACGACCACGAGCTACAGTGAGCTTCATGTTCAGGGCGCCGTTAGACGCCAGGTTAGCGATTACGTGATCGGGGTTAACGATCTCGACATCATGATCCAGCTGAATATCGGCAGCGGTAACCACCCCCGAACCCTTCTTCGACAAGGTCAGCGTAACTTCGTCACGGCCGTGCAGCTTGATAGCCAGACCTTTAAGGTTCAACAGGATTTCAATTACGTCTTCCTGTACACCTTCGATGGCGCTGTACTCGTGGAGCACACCGTCAATCTCGGCCTCGACTACTGCACAGCCGGGCATTGAGGACAACAAGATGCGTCGCAGCGCGTTGCCCAGGGTGTGGCCGAAACCACGCTCGAGAGGCTCGAGAGTGATCTTGGCGCGGGTTGGACTGACAACCTGCACATCAATATGGCGGGGTGTCAGGAACTCATTTACCGAAATCTGCATGGATGCACCTATTTTCTAGCCCTTACTTGGAGTAGAGCTCGACAATCAGGCTTTCGTTGATGTCGGCGGACAGATCACTGCGAGCAGGAACGTTCTTGAAAACGCCCGACTTCTTCTCAGTGTCTACTTCTACCCATTCTACGCGGCCACGTTGGGCACACAGATCGAGAGCTTGGACAATGCGAAGTTGGTTCTTTGCTTTCTCGCGAATCGCGACTACGTCACCAGCACGAACCTGGTAAGACGGTACGTTTACGGTTTGACCGTTAACGCTGACGGATTTGTGCGATACCAGCTGACGGGATTCGGCACGAGTAGAGCCAAAACCCATACGGTATACAACGTTGTCCAGACGGCATTCGAGCAGTTGCAGCAGGTTTTCACCGGTTGCACCTTTTTTGCCAGCAGCTTCTTTGTAGTAGCCGCTGAACTGACGCTCGAGAACGCCGTAAATACGACGGACCTTCTGCTTTTCACGCAGTTGGGTGCCGTAATCGGACTGGCGACCGCGGCGTTGGCCGTGGATACCAGGTGCTGCTTCGATGTTGCACTTCGATTCGATCGCGCGCACGCCGCTCTTCAGGAAGAGATCGGTGCCTTCGCGACGAGCGAGTTTGCATTTTGGACCAATGTAACGAGCCATTCTTTACAATCTCCTGGATTACACGCGGCGCTTCTTCGGCGGACGGCACCCGTTGTGCGGGATTGGCGTCACGTCGGTGATGCTGGCGATCTTATAGCCACAGCCGTTCAAAGCACGGACAGCAGACTCACGACCTGGACCTGGACCTTTGACGTTAACGTCGAGGTTTTTCAGGCCGTATTCCAGCGCAGCTTGACCAGCACGTTCAGCAGCTACTTGAGCAGCAAACGGGGTGGACTTGCGGGAACCGCGGAAACCCGAACCACCGGAGGTAGCCCAAGAAAGCGCGTTACCTTGACGGTCGGTAATGGTCACGATTGTGTTGTTAAAAGAAGCATGGATGTGGGCGATGCCATCAACCACTGTCTTTTTAACTTTTTTACGAGGACGAGCAGCAGGTTTTGCCATGATTAATTTCCTGTCGATTCGCTGGGGCGATTACTTGCGGATCGGCTTACGCGGACCTTTACGGGTACGCGCGTTAGTCTTGGTACGCTGACCGCGTACTGGAAGACCACGACGATGACGCAGACCGCGATAGCAACCGAGGTCCATCAAACGCTTGATTTTCATGTTGATTTCGCGACGCAGATCACCTTCAGTGGTGAACTTCGCCACTTCGCCACGCAGCTGTTCAATCTGCTCGTCGCTCAGATCTTTGATCTTTGCGGCTGGGTTTACCCCAGTCACTGCACAAATTTTCTGTGCAGTAGTGCGACCAACACCATAGATGTAGGTCAGCGAGATAACAGTGTGCTTGTTATCTGGAATGTTAACGCCTGCAATACGGGCCATTCAGTGGGACTCCAATTGACAGCTACCTACGCCCCGGAAGCCAAGAAATAGGGCGCGAGATAATATCGCTGTAATAACAAATAATCAACCCGGCAGCGCACTAGCTACCGGGCTTCAAGCGGATCACACTCAGCCTTGGCGCTGCTTGTGACGCGGTTCCGCGCTGCAAATTACTCGAACAACACCTTCGCGGCGAATAATTTTGCAGTTACGGCACAGCTTTTTCACCGATGCACGAACTTTCATCACCAACTCCTCGAACCTTATGGGTACTCAGCGCAACATGCCGCTGCCGTAACCCTTCAGGTTGGCTTTCTTCATCAGGGATTCGTACTGGTGCGAAACGAGGTGGGATTGTACTTGGGACATGAAGTCCATAACAACCACTACGACGATCAGCAACGAGGTCCCGCCAAGATAGAACGGTACGTTTGCCGCTACCACCAGAAACTGGGGTAGCAAGCACACGGCCGTCATGTATAGGGCACCGAACATGGTCAAGCGAGTCAAAACGCCATCAATGTAGCGCGCAGACTGCTCACCTGGACGAATACCCGGAATAAAGGCACCGGACTTCTTCAGGTTTTCCGCTACGTCTTTCGGATTGAACATCAACGCCGTATAGAAGAAGCAGAAGAAAATAATCCCTGCACTAAACAGCAGAATATTCAACGGCTGACCAGGAGCGATCGACTGCGAGATGTCCTGCAGCCAGCCCATACCTTCAGACTGACCAAACCAGGCACCCAACGAAGCCGGGAACAGCAAAATGCTGCTCGCGAAAATAGCCGGAATAACACCGGCCATATTCACCTTCAGCGGCAAGTGGCTGGTCTGCGCAGCGAAAACCTTGCGGCCCTGCTGACGCTTGGCGTAGTGAACAGCAATACGACGCTGACCACGCTCAATGAACACCACAAAACCGATAATCGCTACTGCCAGCAAACCGATGGCAACCAAGGCAAAAATATTGATATCACCCTGACGCGCAGACTCGAAAGACTGCCCTATCGCTCTCGGAAGACCGGCGACGATACCCGAAAAAATCAACATCGAGATACCGTTGCCAACACCGCGCTCTGTAATCTGCTCACCCAGCCACATCATGAACATCGCACCAGCCACAAAAGTGGATACCGCGACGAAATGGAAGCCAAAGTCACCAGTGAACGCAACGCCCTGCCCCGCCAGACCAATGGACATGCCAATAGCCTGAACAAGAGCAAGGACGACAGTGCCGTAGCGGGTGTACTGGCTGATCTTGCGACGGCCAGCTTCACCTTCCTTCTTCAACTGCTCCAGCTGCGGGCTGACGGCGGTCATCAATTGCATGATGATCGATGCCGAGATGTACGGCATGATCCCCAGTGCAAAGATACTCATCCGTTCCAGCGCGCCGCCGGAAAACATGTTGAACAAGCTAAGAATGGTCCCCTCATTCTGTCGAAACAGGTCCGCGAGTCGGTCCGGGTTAATACCTGGAACCGGGATGTGTGCGCCTATTCGGTAGACGATAATCGCCAGGAACAGAAAACGCAGACGAGCCCAGAGTTCAGACATACCGCCTTTGCCGAGCGCAGAGAGAGCACCTTGCTTAGCCATTTATTCCTCGAACTTGCCGCCAGCTGCTTCGATAGCCGCACGCGCACCTTTGGTGGCGCCGATTCCCTTTCCGATGGTAACAGCGCGAGTAACTTCGCCGGACAGCATGATTTTCACACGCTGAACGTTTACGTTGATCACGTTGGCATCTTTCAGAGACTGCACGGTGACGATGTCGCCTTCCACTTTAGCCAGCTCGGACAAACGCACTTCTGCGCGGTCCATGGCCTTCAGGGAAACGAAACCGAACTTCGGCAGACGACGATGCAGCGGCTGTTGACCGCCTTCAAAGCCTGGTGCAATGGTGCCACCGGAGCGGGAGGACTGACCTTTGTGGCCACGGCCACCGGTCTTGCCCAAACCACTACCGATACCACGGCCCGGACGATGCTTTTCGCGACGGGAACCCGGCGCTGGACTCAGATCATTGAGTTTCATCGATTAACCCTCGACACGCAGCATGTAGTAAGCCTTGTTGATCATCCCGCGATTCTCGGGAGTATCAAGTACTTCTACAGTGTGACCGATGCGACGCAGACCCAGACCCTTAATGCACAGTTTGTGATTAGGGATGCGGCCGGTCATGCTTTTGATCAGCGTAACTTTAACGGTAGCCATGATCAGAAGATCTCCTTGACACTTTTGCCACGCTTGGCGGCAATAGACTCAGGAGACTGCATAGCTTTCAAACCTTTAAAAGTGGCGTGAACCACGTTTACCGGGTTAGTCGAGCCGTAGCACTTGGCCAGAACGTTATGAACGCCAGCAACCTCGAGGACAGCACGCATAGCGCCGCCAGCGATGATACCTGTACCTTCAGAAGCAGGCTGCATGTACACCTTCGAAGCGCCATGAGCGGACTTCATTGCGTACTGCAGAGTAGTGCCGTTCAGATCAACTTGGATCATGTTGCGGCGAGCCGCTTCCATTGCCTTCTGGATCGCAGCAGGCACTTCACGTGACTTGCCACGGCCGAAGCCAACACGCCCTTTACCATCACCAACCACGGTCAACGCGGTGAAAGTGAAGATACGGCCGCCTTTAACGGTTTTGGCTACGCGGTTAACTTGAACCAGCTTCTCAATGTAGCCTTCGTCGCGCTTTTGGTCGTTATTTGACATAACTTAGAACTCCAGCCCAGCTTCACGAGCAGCATCAGCCAGCGCCTTGACGCGACCGTGGTACTTGAAGCCAGAGCGGTCGAAAGCCACCTGCGAGACGCCAGCGGCTTTTGCACGCGTAGCGACCAGCTGGCCAACCTTAGTGGCCGCGTCGATGTTGCCAGTGGCGCCATCACGCAGTTCTTTATCCAAAGTCGAGGCACTTGCCAGGACTTTGTTGCCGTCGGCCGAGATGACCTGGGCGTATATGTGCTGCGACGAGCGGAACACGCAGAGACGCACGACTTCGAGTTCGTGCATTTTCAGGCGTGCTTTGCGAGCGCGACGCAGGCGAGTAACTTTTTTGTCGGTCATTTGCTATGCCCTACTTCTTCTTGGCTTCTTTACGACGGACGACTTCGTCCGCGTAACGTACACCTTTACCTTTATAAGGTTCTGGTGGACGGAAACCGCGGATCTCAGCGGCCACCTGACCTACCAGCTGCTTGTCGATACCCCGAATCAGGATATCGGTCTGGCTAGGTGTCTCAGCGGTGATGCCTTGCGGCAGTTCGTAATCCACTGGGTGCGAGAAGCCAAGGGCCAGGTTCAGCACCGTGCCTTTTGCTTGCGCTTTGTAACCAACACCGACCAGCTGGAGCTTACGCTCGAAGCCTTGGCTTACGCCTTGGACCATGTTGTTTACCAACGCACGAGTGGTACCGGCCATTGCGCGAGTTTGTTGATCGCCATTGCGAGCAGCGAAACGCAACTCACCAGCTTCTTCAACGATCTCAACGGACGAATGGATATTCAGTTCGAGAGTGCCCTTGGCACCCTTCACCGAAAGCTGTTGGCCTGCGAATTTTACTTCGACACCGGCTGGCAGCTTAACGGGGTTCTTAGCGACGCGTGACATGCTTATCCCCCCTTAGAACACAGTGCAAAGAACTTCGCCGCCGACACCGGCAGCGCGCGCAGCACGATCCGTCATCACACCTTTGTTGGTGGAGACGATAGACACACCGAGACCGCCACGAACTTTTGGC is a window of Pseudomonas sp. DC1.2 DNA encoding:
- the bfr gene encoding bacterioferritin — translated: MQGHPDVIDYLNTLLTGELAARDQYFVHSRMYEDWGFTELYERINHEMEEEAQHADALMRRILMLEGTPRMRPDDLDVGTTVPDMFAADLRLEYKVRAALCKGIELCELHKDYVTREILRVQLADTEEDHTYWLEKQLGLIKLVGLENYLQSQF
- a CDS encoding catalase — encoded protein: MSQSKTLTTASGAPVADNQNSRSAGPRGPLLLDDFHLIEKLAHFNRENIPERRVHAKGSGAYGTFTVTRDITQYTSAKLFESVGKQTPTFLRFSTVGGERGSADTERDPRGFALKFYTEEGNWDIVGNNTPVFFIRDPLKFPDFIHTQKRLPQSNLKSAQMMWDFWSHSPEALHQVTILFSDRGIPDGYRHMHGFGSHTYSLISANGERHWVKWHYKTQQGIKNLTPADAARLAGTDPDYAQRDLFGAIDRGDFPKWRVCIQIMTEAQATAHYENPFDVTKTWSQKEFPLIEVGELELNRNPQNYFAEVEQAAFGPSNMVPGVGLSPDRMLQGRVFAYADAHRYRVGTNHQQLPVNAPRIQVNTYQRDGSMAFGSNGGATPNYEPNSYVESPKQAPRYAEPALALSGAADRYDHREDTDYYSHAGALFRLMSNEQKALLVDNIAGAMAGVSSDVVDRQLQHFFRADPAYGEAIAKALNV
- the rplQ gene encoding 50S ribosomal protein L17 produces the protein MRHRKSGRHLSRTSSHRKAMFQNMAVSLFEHELIKTTLPKAKELRRVAEPLITLAKTDSLANRRLVFDRTRSKAIVGKLFNDLGKRYATREGGYLRILKCGFRTGDNAPMAYVELVDRPAGGEAVSAE
- a CDS encoding DNA-directed RNA polymerase subunit alpha: MQISVNEFLTPRHIDVQVVSPTRAKITLEPLERGFGHTLGNALRRILLSSMPGCAVVEAEIDGVLHEYSAIEGVQEDVIEILLNLKGLAIKLHGRDEVTLTLSKKGSGVVTAADIQLDHDVEIVNPDHVIANLASNGALNMKLTVARGRGYEPADSRQSDEDESRSIGRLQLDSSFSPVRRIAYVVENARVEQRTNLDKLVIDLETNGTLDPEEAIRRAATILQQQLAAFVDLKGDSEPVVVEQEDEIDPILLRPVDDLELTVRSANCLKAENIYYIGDLIQRTEVELLKTPNLGKKSLTEIKDVLASRGLSLGMRLDNWPPASLKKDDKATA
- the rpsD gene encoding 30S ribosomal protein S4; the protein is MARYIGPKCKLARREGTDLFLKSGVRAIESKCNIEAAPGIHGQRRGRQSDYGTQLREKQKVRRIYGVLERQFSGYYKEAAGKKGATGENLLQLLECRLDNVVYRMGFGSTRAESRQLVSHKSVSVNGQTVNVPSYQVRAGDVVAIREKAKNQLRIVQALDLCAQRGRVEWVEVDTEKKSGVFKNVPARSDLSADINESLIVELYSK
- the rpsK gene encoding 30S ribosomal protein S11, which codes for MAKPAARPRKKVKKTVVDGIAHIHASFNNTIVTITDRQGNALSWATSGGSGFRGSRKSTPFAAQVAAERAGQAALEYGLKNLDVNVKGPGPGRESAVRALNGCGYKIASITDVTPIPHNGCRPPKKRRV
- the rpsM gene encoding 30S ribosomal protein S13 — translated: MARIAGVNIPDNKHTVISLTYIYGVGRTTAQKICAVTGVNPAAKIKDLSDEQIEQLRGEVAKFTTEGDLRREINMKIKRLMDLGCYRGLRHRRGLPVRGQRTKTNARTRKGPRKPIRK
- the rpmJ gene encoding 50S ribosomal protein L36, which gives rise to MKVRASVKKLCRNCKIIRREGVVRVICSAEPRHKQRQG
- the secY gene encoding preprotein translocase subunit SecY; its protein translation is MAKQGALSALGKGGMSELWARLRFLFLAIIVYRIGAHIPVPGINPDRLADLFRQNEGTILSLFNMFSGGALERMSIFALGIMPYISASIIMQLMTAVSPQLEQLKKEGEAGRRKISQYTRYGTVVLALVQAIGMSIGLAGQGVAFTGDFGFHFVAVSTFVAGAMFMMWLGEQITERGVGNGISMLIFSGIVAGLPRAIGQSFESARQGDINIFALVAIGLLAVAIIGFVVFIERGQRRIAVHYAKRQQGRKVFAAQTSHLPLKVNMAGVIPAIFASSILLFPASLGAWFGQSEGMGWLQDISQSIAPGQPLNILLFSAGIIFFCFFYTALMFNPKDVAENLKKSGAFIPGIRPGEQSARYIDGVLTRLTMFGALYMTAVCLLPQFLVVAANVPFYLGGTSLLIVVVVVMDFMSQVQSHLVSHQYESLMKKANLKGYGSGMLR
- the rplO gene encoding 50S ribosomal protein L15, whose translation is MKLNDLSPAPGSRREKHRPGRGIGSGLGKTGGRGHKGQSSRSGGTIAPGFEGGQQPLHRRLPKFGFVSLKAMDRAEVRLSELAKVEGDIVTVQSLKDANVINVNVQRVKIMLSGEVTRAVTIGKGIGATKGARAAIEAAGGKFEE
- the rpmD gene encoding 50S ribosomal protein L30, which encodes MATVKVTLIKSMTGRIPNHKLCIKGLGLRRIGHTVEVLDTPENRGMINKAYYMLRVEG
- the rpsE gene encoding 30S ribosomal protein S5, with translation MSNNDQKRDEGYIEKLVQVNRVAKTVKGGRIFTFTALTVVGDGKGRVGFGRGKSREVPAAIQKAMEAARRNMIQVDLNGTTLQYAMKSAHGASKVYMQPASEGTGIIAGGAMRAVLEVAGVHNVLAKCYGSTNPVNVVHATFKGLKAMQSPESIAAKRGKSVKEIF
- the rplR gene encoding 50S ribosomal protein L18 → MTDKKVTRLRRARKARLKMHELEVVRLCVFRSSQHIYAQVISADGNKVLASASTLDKELRDGATGNIDAATKVGQLVATRAKAAGVSQVAFDRSGFKYHGRVKALADAAREAGLEF
- the rplF gene encoding 50S ribosomal protein L6 codes for the protein MSRVAKNPVKLPAGVEVKFAGQQLSVKGAKGTLELNIHSSVEIVEEAGELRFAARNGDQQTRAMAGTTRALVNNMVQGVSQGFERKLQLVGVGYKAQAKGTVLNLALGFSHPVDYELPQGITAETPSQTDILIRGIDKQLVGQVAAEIRGFRPPEPYKGKGVRYADEVVRRKEAKKK